Sequence from the Methanosarcina siciliae T4/M genome:
TCCTGCTCCTTGAGCGCAAGAACAGGTTCGTCCGCTTCCACGCCATGCAATCTATCCTGCTTTTCATGCCGTTTGCTCTCTTCCTCTTTGCGGTGGCATGGATCCCATGGATTGGCTGGGCCATTGCAGACAGTGTTGGAATGCCCGGGTTGCTGCTCATCGTGATCCCGGCGTACATGGCCTTCAGGGGCTCAAAGTTCAAAATCCCTATCATAGGAAAGATTGCATACGATTTTGCCTATGGTGAATAAGCAAACAGATTTAACCTGAAAAACAACCTGAAAAATCG
This genomic interval carries:
- a CDS encoding DUF4870 domain-containing protein, with translation MSYDTSFGLPENIVAALCYPVGWLSGLFFLLLERKNRFVRFHAMQSILLFMPFALFLFAVAWIPWIGWAIADSVGMPGLLLIVIPAYMAFRGSKFKIPIIGKIAYDFAYGE